One window of the Triticum dicoccoides isolate Atlit2015 ecotype Zavitan chromosome 3B, WEW_v2.0, whole genome shotgun sequence genome contains the following:
- the LOC119276247 gene encoding V-type proton ATPase subunit c''2, which translates to MSSDYSSSWARALVHISPYTFSAIGIAVSIGVSVLGAAWGIFITGSSLIGAAIKAPRITSKNLISVIFCEAVAIYGVIVAIILQTKLESVPTSRMHDPESMRAGYAIFASGLIVGFANLVCGVCVGIIGSSCALSDAQNSTLFVKILVIEIFGSALGLFGVIVGIIMSAQATWPTKV; encoded by the exons ATGTCGTCGGACTACTCGTCGTCGTGGGCGCGCGCGCTCGTGCATATCTCGCCCTACACCTTCTCCGCCATCGGCATCGCCGTCTCCATCGGTGTCTCTGTCCTCGGCGCAGCATG GGGGATCTTCATCACGGGGAGCAGCCTCATCGGGGCCGCCATCAAGGCGCCCAGGATCACCTCCAAGAACCTCATCAG TGTCATCTTCTGTGAGGCCGTTGCAATTTATGGTGTAATCGTGGCGATCATCCTCCAAACAAAGCTTGAAAGTGTGCCAACATCCCGAATGCATGATCCAGAGTCTATGCGAGCTGGTTATGCAATCTTTGCCTCAGGTCTTATTGTCGGCTTTGCTAATCTTGTTTGCGG GGTATGCGTGGGAATAATCGGAAGCAGCTGTGCACTGTCTGATGCCCAGAATTCAACACTCTTTGTAAAGATCCTGGTGATTGAGATCTTTGGCAGTGCTTTGGGCCTCTTTGGAGTGATCGTGGGCATAATCATGTCAGCTCAAGCAACATGGCCAACAAAAGTCTAA